Proteins from a genomic interval of Dendropsophus ebraccatus isolate aDenEbr1 chromosome 6, aDenEbr1.pat, whole genome shotgun sequence:
- the LOC138795346 gene encoding olfactory receptor 13C9-like encodes MYILTITGNSFLVFIVILSPQLHTPMYYFLCNLSFIDLCFTSSSLPKMLYDTFSNPRRISVTGCLAQMNISLLLGIAECLLLAVMAYDRYVAICSPLRYTTIISWRLCRSITVIMWVVSFNLSLIPTFIKPLVFCRGNKLDHVACEILVVLELACGDLSATKFFMFVQSFYILLLPLIFIVVTYICIINSILHIHSAQGRCKVFSTCTSHLTVVIMFYGTSLTMYTGQARFSSYLKYISVSYGIVTPVLNPLIYSLRNSEVKGAFKKTLTNYSETFGDRG; translated from the coding sequence ATGTATATACTGACCATCACGGGGAACAGCTTCCTGGTCTTCATCGTCATCCTCAGCCCCCAGTTACACACTCCTATGTATTATTTCCTCTGTAATTTGTCTTTTATCGATCTGTGCTTCACATCCAGCTCTTTACCAAAAATGCTGTATGATACATTTTCTAACCCAAGGAGAATTTCCGTCACCGGATGTTTGGCCCAAATGAACATTAGTCTTCTTCTGGGTATAGCTGAGTGTCTGTTACTGGCGGTGATGGCCTATGACCGGTATGTTGCTATATGCTCCCCCTTACGTTACACCACCATTATAAGCTGGAGGCTATGTAGATCCATCACTGTTATTATGTGGGTAGTAAGTTTTAATTTGTCACTTATCCCGACCTTCATAAAACCTCTTGTGTTCTGCCGAGGAAACAAGCTGGACCATGTAGCTTGTGAGATTTTGGTGGTTCTTGAGCTGGCGTGTGGGGATCTCTCTGCTACTAAGTTCTTCATGTTTGTTCAGAGTTTTTATATTCTGTTATTACCTCTTATATTCATTGTGGTGacttatatttgtatcattaacTCCATATTACACATCCATTCGGCTCAGGGTAGATGTAAAGTCTTCTCCACCTGCACCTCCCACCTCACCGTGGTGATCATGTTCTATGGGACAAGTCTGACTATGTACACGGGACAAGCGAGATTCTCTTCTTACCTGAAATATATTTCTGTAAGTTATGGGATTGTTACTCCTGTGCTGAATCCTTTGATCTACAGCCTGAGGAATAGTGAAGTGAAAGGCGCCTTTAAGAAAACATTGACCAATTATTCAGAGACCTTTGGAGATAGAGGATag